The following are from one region of the uncultured Hyphomonas sp. genome:
- a CDS encoding FAD-dependent oxidoreductase, producing the protein MKRRDFLATGAGLGVTALTACTTTATELAPAPMTGEALVQPIGAPMHPIKSSMSRVTRTIVGLRPFRKPGPRLEAVKVGSKDVVHNYGHGGGGVSLSWGVAELAADLTKKTHADKVAVLGSGAIGLSTAILLQRAGMQVTIYARDFPPYTTSNVAGAMWHPVTLYESDQVSQETLAMLDLASRIAFNRFIRFANDPKYGVYWIRQYSLSDHPMSTIRPYVGGDALYPGLRRNQAGGPFGFPYYDAYYTLMIDPDIYLRALVNDFLAAGGRMKEMAFETEGDLEKLPESSIVNCMGLGSGKVFGDESIIPARGQLSFLLPQNDIDYGYAGSTDDYGLLYSFPRKTGILLGGSVDKGDWSLEPRPDEIRRMVDGHAWLASKLA; encoded by the coding sequence ATGAAGCGTAGAGATTTTCTGGCGACCGGCGCTGGCCTGGGCGTAACCGCCCTCACGGCCTGCACAACGACAGCCACAGAATTGGCACCTGCCCCAATGACGGGGGAAGCACTGGTTCAGCCAATCGGTGCGCCGATGCACCCTATCAAATCCTCGATGAGCCGTGTCACCCGCACAATTGTCGGACTGCGCCCTTTTCGCAAACCCGGCCCCCGGCTCGAAGCCGTAAAAGTCGGGTCCAAGGACGTTGTGCACAATTATGGGCATGGCGGCGGCGGGGTATCGCTGTCCTGGGGTGTCGCGGAACTGGCAGCGGACCTCACCAAGAAGACCCATGCGGACAAGGTGGCCGTGCTGGGATCGGGGGCCATCGGCCTCTCAACCGCAATTCTGCTGCAGCGCGCCGGAATGCAGGTGACGATCTACGCCAGGGATTTCCCGCCCTACACCACATCCAACGTCGCCGGCGCGATGTGGCACCCGGTAACCCTCTACGAAAGTGACCAGGTATCGCAGGAAACCCTGGCCATGCTCGATCTGGCTTCTCGTATCGCTTTCAACCGGTTCATCCGTTTCGCAAACGACCCCAAATATGGCGTCTACTGGATCCGTCAGTATTCGCTGAGCGACCACCCCATGAGCACGATCCGCCCGTATGTGGGGGGTGATGCGCTTTATCCCGGCCTCAGGCGCAACCAGGCTGGCGGGCCATTCGGCTTCCCCTATTACGATGCGTATTACACGCTGATGATCGATCCCGATATTTACCTGAGGGCGCTGGTGAACGATTTCCTCGCGGCTGGCGGGCGCATGAAGGAGATGGCATTCGAGACGGAAGGCGATCTTGAGAAGCTGCCGGAATCCAGCATCGTCAATTGCATGGGGCTTGGGTCTGGCAAGGTGTTCGGGGACGAAAGCATCATTCCGGCACGCGGCCAGCTAAGCTTCCTGCTGCCTCAGAACGACATTGACTATGGCTATGCCGGATCAACGGATGACTATGGCCTGCTTTATTCGTTCCCCAGGAAGACGGGCATCCTGCTTGGCGGATCGGTCGACAAAGGCGACTGGAGCCTGGAACCGAGACCCGACGAGATCCGGCGCATGGTCGATGGCCATGCCTGGCTTGCTTCCAAGCTGGCCTGA
- the ahpF gene encoding alkyl hydroperoxide reductase subunit F, producing the protein MLDANLKTQLKAYMENIRRPVELVAALDDSKGSRDLEELLQEISDLSDKVGWTREDNARAPSFAITTPDADISLRFAGLPLGHEFTSLVLALLQVGGHPPKVAPEVIEQIKALEGSFEFETYFSLSCQNCPDVVQALNMMAVLNPNIRHTAIDGALFKEEVDKRQVMAVPTVYLNGEVFGSGRMEVEEILAKMDTGAQEKMAAKISGKEPFDVLVIGGGPAGVAGAIYAARKGIRTGIAAERLGGQVLDTMGIENLISVPYTEGPKLATAMETHIKEYDIDVMNLQTGAKLVPAEKAGGLHEVILENGAGLKTRSLILAPGARWRQMGVPGEEEYRNKGVAYCPHCDGPLFKGKRVAVIGGGNSGVEAAIDLAGLVAHVTLIEFDTQLRADAVLQNKLRSLSNVDIITSAMTTEVLGDGAKVKGLTYKNRNTDDLHEVALEGIFVQIGLVPNTEWLRGSIELTERGEIVTDMRAQTSIPGVFAAGDATTTPYKQIVISMGEGAKAALSAFDYLIRLAPVEEQVLEDA; encoded by the coding sequence ATGTTGGACGCAAATCTGAAGACCCAGCTCAAAGCCTATATGGAAAACATCCGGCGCCCGGTGGAACTCGTGGCCGCCCTGGATGACAGCAAGGGCAGCCGCGACCTGGAAGAGCTCCTGCAGGAAATTTCAGACCTGTCCGACAAGGTCGGCTGGACGCGCGAAGATAATGCGCGCGCGCCTTCCTTTGCCATCACCACGCCCGACGCGGATATCAGCCTGCGTTTTGCCGGCCTCCCCCTCGGTCATGAATTCACATCGCTCGTTCTGGCGCTGCTCCAGGTTGGCGGCCACCCGCCGAAAGTTGCGCCGGAAGTGATCGAGCAGATCAAAGCGCTCGAAGGATCGTTTGAGTTCGAAACCTATTTTTCCCTGTCCTGCCAGAACTGTCCGGATGTGGTTCAGGCGCTCAACATGATGGCGGTCCTCAACCCGAACATTCGGCACACAGCAATTGATGGCGCCTTGTTCAAGGAAGAGGTCGATAAACGCCAGGTGATGGCTGTGCCGACGGTTTACCTCAATGGAGAGGTTTTCGGATCCGGACGCATGGAGGTCGAAGAGATCCTCGCGAAGATGGATACCGGCGCACAAGAAAAAATGGCGGCGAAGATTTCCGGGAAAGAGCCGTTTGATGTGCTGGTCATCGGAGGCGGCCCGGCAGGTGTGGCGGGCGCAATCTATGCGGCGCGTAAGGGAATCCGTACCGGTATCGCGGCTGAAAGGCTCGGTGGACAGGTACTGGATACAATGGGCATCGAAAACCTGATCTCTGTGCCGTACACAGAAGGTCCCAAGCTCGCGACCGCAATGGAAACGCATATCAAGGAATACGATATTGATGTGATGAACCTCCAGACCGGTGCGAAACTGGTCCCGGCGGAAAAGGCGGGCGGGCTTCACGAAGTCATCCTTGAGAATGGCGCGGGTCTGAAGACCCGCAGCCTGATCCTCGCTCCCGGTGCCCGCTGGCGCCAGATGGGCGTGCCGGGCGAAGAGGAATACCGGAACAAAGGCGTGGCTTACTGCCCGCACTGCGATGGTCCGCTTTTCAAGGGGAAGCGCGTCGCTGTGATCGGCGGAGGGAATTCGGGCGTTGAGGCGGCGATCGATCTCGCCGGTCTCGTGGCCCATGTCACGCTGATTGAGTTCGACACTCAGCTTCGCGCCGATGCAGTGCTTCAGAACAAGCTTCGCAGTCTGTCCAATGTCGACATCATCACGTCTGCCATGACAACCGAAGTGCTTGGCGATGGTGCCAAGGTTAAGGGCCTGACCTACAAGAACCGGAACACGGATGACCTGCACGAAGTCGCGCTGGAAGGCATCTTCGTACAGATCGGACTCGTGCCGAACACGGAATGGCTGCGTGGCAGCATCGAGCTGACCGAGCGTGGCGAGATCGTGACCGATATGCGGGCTCAGACGTCGATTCCGGGTGTGTTCGCGGCCGGTGATGCCACGACCACGCCTTACAAGCAGATCGTCATTTCGATGGGGGAGGGCGCCAAGGCCGCCCTCTCCGCATTCGACTACCTGATCCGTCTGGCGCCCGTGGAAGAGCAGGTGCTGGAAGACGCCTGA
- a CDS encoding class I adenylate-forming enzyme family protein, with protein sequence MHYAELLKAHEELTGPGGDFEIVEADVLGNKLRVYKNAPPSIREFWASTKQFADRTYLIYEGERLTYAQAHEQVNAIAAWLFDQGIQPGDRVAIAMRNYPEWLLIYWACTSVGITVAGMNAWWTAEEMAYALKDSEPKALFLDAERLERVRDQPDLTDSMKMVGVRIPDLPANVTPWSDVIAHGGDMPDVTVDPDSDACIFYTSGTTGFPKGAQLTQRGCISNLMNMMYASASTTLATQNATGVAPPEDPPPPVSLLTTPLFHVTANNCGAYATTAAGGAIVLMYRWDAGEALKIIEREKVSSLGGVPVMARELINHPDFEKTDTSSLAQLSGGGAQVPPDLVHKIESAISTARPATGYGMTETCGIITSVSADFFVDKPDSAGPAMPNFEVKCVDELGDTVAPGDVGELWVKGSSVIKGYINRPEATAESITDGWLHTGDIARIDKDGFIFIVDRKKDMVLRGGENVYCAEVESVSYRHPAVAECSVFGVPDERLGEEVGIAIVLKPGEKLTADEFRAHCAGIMAKHKVPRYVWFIADALPRNASGKFVKRDLRDRLSAELQSAGQ encoded by the coding sequence ATGCACTACGCAGAACTTCTGAAAGCGCACGAGGAACTGACCGGACCGGGCGGTGACTTCGAGATTGTTGAAGCCGACGTGCTCGGCAACAAGCTTCGCGTGTACAAGAATGCTCCACCCAGCATTCGTGAATTCTGGGCGTCCACCAAGCAGTTCGCAGACCGGACCTATCTGATCTACGAAGGCGAACGCCTCACCTATGCCCAGGCCCATGAACAGGTAAACGCAATTGCCGCCTGGCTTTTTGACCAGGGCATCCAGCCGGGAGACCGGGTTGCCATCGCTATGCGCAATTATCCGGAATGGCTCCTCATCTACTGGGCCTGTACCTCTGTCGGGATCACAGTCGCCGGCATGAATGCCTGGTGGACCGCCGAGGAAATGGCTTACGCGCTGAAGGACTCCGAACCCAAAGCCCTGTTCCTCGATGCTGAAAGGCTGGAACGGGTCCGGGACCAGCCGGATCTCACCGATTCGATGAAAATGGTTGGCGTCAGAATCCCTGACCTGCCGGCCAACGTGACACCCTGGAGCGATGTCATCGCCCATGGCGGTGACATGCCGGACGTCACAGTCGACCCGGACTCTGATGCATGCATTTTCTATACATCCGGCACGACCGGCTTCCCCAAGGGCGCACAGCTCACTCAGCGGGGGTGCATCTCCAATCTGATGAACATGATGTACGCCTCTGCATCCACAACGCTTGCCACACAGAATGCGACGGGTGTCGCCCCTCCGGAAGATCCGCCGCCGCCCGTGTCTCTGCTGACAACGCCTCTTTTCCACGTAACCGCCAATAATTGCGGCGCGTATGCGACCACCGCGGCCGGCGGCGCCATCGTTCTGATGTACCGCTGGGACGCTGGCGAAGCGCTCAAGATCATCGAACGCGAGAAAGTCAGCAGCCTGGGCGGCGTACCGGTCATGGCGCGAGAACTGATCAATCATCCCGACTTCGAAAAGACGGATACATCAAGCCTCGCGCAGCTCTCAGGCGGCGGCGCTCAGGTGCCGCCGGATCTCGTCCACAAGATCGAATCGGCAATCTCAACGGCCCGCCCCGCCACCGGATACGGCATGACGGAGACATGCGGGATCATCACGTCCGTGTCGGCTGATTTCTTCGTCGACAAACCGGACAGTGCCGGCCCGGCGATGCCGAACTTCGAAGTCAAATGTGTCGATGAGCTTGGCGACACAGTTGCACCCGGCGACGTCGGCGAACTCTGGGTCAAAGGCTCTTCCGTCATCAAGGGCTATATCAACCGCCCGGAAGCGACGGCTGAATCAATCACCGACGGCTGGCTTCACACCGGCGATATCGCGCGGATCGACAAGGATGGCTTCATCTTTATCGTCGACCGAAAGAAAGACATGGTCCTGCGGGGCGGAGAAAACGTCTACTGCGCCGAAGTCGAATCCGTCTCCTACCGTCACCCCGCCGTCGCCGAGTGTAGCGTGTTCGGCGTGCCGGATGAACGGCTGGGTGAAGAAGTCGGTATCGCCATTGTTTTGAAGCCAGGTGAGAAACTGACTGCAGACGAGTTCCGGGCGCATTGCGCAGGCATCATGGCGAAACACAAAGTGCCCCGTTACGTCTGGTTTATAGCGGATGCCCTGCCCCGCAATGCCAGCGGCAAATTCGTCAAACGCGACCTGCGTGACCGCCTCAGCGCGGAACTGCAGAGCGCGGGTCAGTAG
- a CDS encoding cytochrome c translates to MRLLTCTTRTVLTATAFIATALTMHADDGIPEVTTFEPTPLEKKIFDGPGVTVTSGPEIYATLCAGCHMPEGQGAVGGGMYPALAGNEKLEYPDYAVFIVLNGYKAMPSFAHTLSDEQVAAVVNYLQSGLGGNSFEPAATAEQAELSRPQ, encoded by the coding sequence ATGAGACTTTTGACCTGCACCACCCGAACCGTCCTGACCGCTACGGCGTTTATTGCCACAGCGCTCACCATGCACGCCGATGACGGTATTCCGGAAGTCACGACCTTCGAGCCGACTCCGCTGGAAAAGAAAATCTTCGATGGCCCCGGCGTGACCGTGACAAGCGGACCCGAGATTTATGCAACGCTCTGCGCCGGCTGCCACATGCCCGAAGGCCAGGGCGCCGTTGGCGGGGGCATGTACCCCGCCCTCGCCGGAAATGAAAAGCTTGAGTATCCCGATTATGCTGTCTTTATTGTCCTGAACGGTTACAAAGCGATGCCATCCTTCGCCCACACGCTGTCGGATGAGCAAGTAGCAGCAGTCGTCAACTACTTGCAGTCCGGACTGGGCGGAAACTCTTTCGAACCGGCAGCAACGGCCGAACAGGCCGAGCTTAGCCGCCCTCAATAA
- a CDS encoding flavin monoamine oxidase family protein, producing MEGATRRYALAMIGATAGSAALYSAMKAMNHVRPSSYAGPIKLDGDPKGAKVLILGAGLAGMVAALELRSAGYNVEVLEYREKAGGRCWTLRGGDTYTEMGGATQHVSFEGDNYINPGPWRLPYDHHAVLDYCQRLGVQLEPFVQQNHNAYLHNSKAFGGRPQRFKHIATDYRGQTSELLAKAVDQNRLDDMLTSDDREALIESLRATGALDDTNSYKAGNLSSRYRGFAKPPGAGFDGAPIPSDPLSLSEILNSGMWSRLADADLLDHQMPMFQPVGGMDMIAQAFAREVGDLIRYNSKVVSLQQDDNGVRVAYEDTRTGEKRTAEADWCVCTVPFSILGQMDHNLSPGLTAAINDVYYRGSAKWGLEFKRRFWEEDDRIYGGISYTDLPIEMISYPSGGLFTKGPAVLLGGYTWDDAQAFEFNAMQPEDRIKWAIEFGSHIHPQYPEEYKTGVSVVWHKVPWVLGCFGIWRNKEAHYADAVKIDNRVVCAGEHVSYLGAWLEGAIESSLDAIGRLHDKVING from the coding sequence ATGGAGGGAGCGACCAGGCGGTACGCATTGGCGATGATTGGCGCGACGGCTGGCAGCGCCGCACTTTATTCCGCGATGAAGGCGATGAATCACGTCCGGCCCTCATCCTACGCGGGACCGATCAAACTGGATGGAGATCCGAAAGGCGCGAAAGTCCTGATCCTCGGTGCTGGTCTTGCGGGCATGGTTGCTGCGCTGGAACTCCGGTCAGCCGGCTACAATGTCGAAGTTCTGGAATACCGGGAAAAAGCCGGCGGCCGCTGTTGGACATTGCGCGGCGGGGACACCTACACAGAGATGGGCGGCGCCACCCAGCATGTTTCCTTCGAAGGTGACAACTACATCAATCCCGGCCCATGGCGCCTTCCCTATGACCATCATGCCGTACTGGACTATTGCCAGCGTCTCGGCGTCCAACTGGAACCGTTCGTCCAGCAGAACCACAACGCTTACCTCCACAACAGCAAGGCCTTCGGCGGCAGGCCTCAGCGCTTCAAACACATCGCAACGGACTATCGCGGCCAGACGTCAGAATTGCTGGCCAAGGCTGTCGATCAGAACCGGCTGGACGACATGCTCACGTCGGATGACCGCGAAGCTCTGATCGAATCGCTCCGGGCCACCGGCGCGCTGGACGACACGAACTCCTACAAGGCCGGAAATCTGAGCAGCCGGTATCGCGGCTTCGCCAAACCACCCGGCGCAGGCTTCGATGGCGCCCCCATCCCATCCGATCCGCTCAGTCTGTCCGAGATTCTGAATTCCGGGATGTGGAGCCGTCTTGCAGATGCTGACCTGCTGGATCACCAGATGCCGATGTTCCAGCCCGTCGGCGGCATGGACATGATTGCGCAGGCTTTTGCCCGCGAAGTTGGTGATCTCATACGCTACAATTCCAAAGTGGTTTCCCTGCAGCAGGACGACAACGGCGTCCGGGTTGCCTACGAGGACACCCGGACAGGCGAAAAGCGCACAGCGGAAGCCGACTGGTGCGTCTGCACCGTCCCCTTCTCCATCCTTGGCCAGATGGATCACAATCTCTCGCCGGGACTGACGGCGGCGATCAACGACGTCTACTATCGCGGGTCTGCGAAGTGGGGCCTGGAATTCAAGCGGCGCTTCTGGGAAGAGGACGACAGGATCTATGGCGGGATCAGCTACACCGACCTGCCCATCGAAATGATCTCCTACCCCTCCGGCGGCCTGTTTACCAAAGGCCCGGCTGTCTTGCTTGGCGGCTATACATGGGACGATGCACAAGCATTTGAGTTCAATGCCATGCAGCCGGAAGACCGGATCAAATGGGCGATCGAATTCGGGTCTCACATTCACCCGCAATACCCGGAAGAGTACAAGACCGGTGTCAGCGTCGTCTGGCACAAGGTTCCCTGGGTGCTGGGATGTTTCGGTATATGGCGAAACAAGGAAGCTCATTACGCAGATGCGGTGAAGATCGATAATCGCGTTGTCTGCGCGGGTGAGCACGTCTCCTACCTCGGCGCCTGGCTCGAAGGCGCGATCGAATCCTCGCTCGATGCGATTGGCAGGCTGCACGACAAGGTGATCAACGGATGA
- the ahpC gene encoding alkyl hydroperoxide reductase subunit C, translated as MSLINTEIKPFKAEAFKQGKFESVSEADVKGKWAIFFFYPADFTFVCPTELEDLQSEYATLQSMGVEVFSVSTDTHFSHKAWHETSPAIGKIEYYMLGDPTGAITRNFDNMREDMGLADRGTFVVDPDGVIQVIEVTCEGVGRNAAELVRKVKAAQYIRANPGQVCPAKWEEGEETLAPSLELVGKI; from the coding sequence ATGTCCCTGATCAATACTGAAATTAAGCCCTTTAAGGCCGAAGCATTCAAGCAAGGTAAATTCGAGTCGGTCAGCGAAGCCGATGTGAAAGGCAAATGGGCGATCTTCTTCTTCTATCCGGCAGACTTCACATTCGTCTGCCCGACCGAACTGGAAGACCTGCAGTCTGAATACGCGACACTGCAGAGCATGGGCGTGGAAGTCTTCTCTGTATCTACCGACACCCATTTCAGCCACAAGGCCTGGCACGAGACGTCGCCGGCCATCGGCAAGATCGAATACTACATGCTTGGCGATCCGACCGGCGCCATCACCCGCAACTTCGACAATATGCGCGAAGACATGGGCCTCGCTGACCGCGGCACCTTCGTGGTTGACCCGGACGGCGTCATCCAGGTGATCGAAGTGACCTGCGAAGGCGTTGGCCGCAACGCGGCTGAACTGGTCCGCAAGGTCAAAGCAGCACAATATATCCGCGCAAACCCGGGCCAGGTCTGCCCGGCGAAATGGGAAGAGGGTGAAGAGACCCTCGCTCCGTCGCTGGAACTCGTCGGCAAGATCTGA
- the phnE gene encoding phosphonate ABC transporter, permease protein PhnE, whose translation MPKPASTWPSDAARWQVKPAFDWKTVLTVAVAFVLLSVSAQRMELHRLSSQLGEFLQASVGLKESSQIGRGIGSVTQQMYPIAIAERTPVSMIDGFDPAHLPMFSHLETERVDESVLDPETMQMTTKTVEKTFLVKPVGYLVYTLGKMLETVEMAIWASLFAVLMSLPMAWVAARNFTLHPALYALARSFISFLRAVPELISALFLVLAFGFGAIAGILALALHSVGFLAKFFAEEIEAADKVPQDAIRATGAGDFAVLRLAVLPQVLPSYTALTFYILDRNIRMGTVIGLVGAGGIGQELKGRYDMFQYDHVATILLIIFLSVLALDALAAKLRRKLI comes from the coding sequence ATGCCGAAGCCCGCATCAACGTGGCCGTCGGATGCCGCTCGCTGGCAGGTGAAACCCGCCTTTGACTGGAAGACTGTCCTGACTGTCGCCGTTGCCTTCGTGCTTCTGTCTGTGTCAGCCCAGCGTATGGAACTGCACAGACTGTCCAGCCAGTTGGGGGAATTTCTGCAGGCCAGTGTCGGCCTGAAGGAGTCCTCACAGATCGGCCGCGGCATCGGAAGCGTGACGCAGCAGATGTATCCGATCGCTATCGCCGAGCGGACACCGGTCTCAATGATCGACGGCTTCGACCCGGCGCACCTGCCAATGTTTTCACATCTCGAAACGGAACGGGTGGACGAGTCCGTGCTGGACCCTGAAACCATGCAGATGACCACAAAGACGGTTGAAAAAACCTTTCTGGTAAAGCCTGTGGGCTATCTGGTTTATACGCTCGGAAAGATGCTGGAAACGGTAGAGATGGCCATCTGGGCCAGCCTGTTTGCTGTTTTGATGAGCTTGCCGATGGCATGGGTTGCCGCGCGGAACTTTACGCTGCACCCGGCTTTATACGCCTTGGCGCGCAGCTTTATTTCTTTCCTGCGCGCGGTCCCTGAATTGATCAGCGCGCTCTTCCTGGTGCTGGCATTCGGCTTTGGAGCGATCGCCGGTATTCTGGCATTGGCGCTGCACAGCGTCGGCTTCCTGGCCAAGTTCTTTGCTGAGGAAATCGAGGCGGCAGACAAGGTGCCTCAGGATGCAATACGGGCAACCGGGGCGGGGGATTTCGCCGTGCTTCGCCTGGCTGTGTTGCCTCAGGTGCTGCCGAGCTATACGGCGCTGACGTTTTATATTCTGGACCGCAATATCCGTATGGGTACGGTGATTGGCCTGGTCGGGGCAGGCGGCATCGGACAGGAGCTAAAGGGCCGGTACGACATGTTCCAGTATGATCATGTCGCGACGATCCTTCTGATCATCTTCCTGTCGGTGTTGGCGCTGGATGCGCTGGCTGCAAAACTGCGGCGCAAGTTGATTTAG
- a CDS encoding RidA family protein: MRLTAPLLSIAALAIGACGAADSEVIRHKIPGSDFPILLAVEVPADATLVYLSGAGPAVTDETAEPRTPAAYGDITTQTETTLAAIEARLEGLGLTMSDVIKLQVYIVAAPGEDSLDFAGFMKGYVKYFGTEEQPNLPTRSVFEVAGLANPGWLIEIEAVAVRD; the protein is encoded by the coding sequence ATGCGCCTGACCGCCCCCCTTCTTTCTATTGCCGCGCTCGCAATTGGCGCCTGCGGCGCAGCCGACAGCGAAGTCATCCGCCACAAGATTCCCGGATCGGACTTTCCGATCCTTCTGGCTGTCGAAGTCCCGGCCGATGCGACATTGGTTTATCTCAGCGGCGCTGGTCCTGCCGTCACGGACGAGACAGCCGAACCGAGAACGCCGGCGGCCTATGGCGACATAACAACCCAGACCGAAACGACGCTGGCCGCGATTGAAGCCCGCCTCGAAGGCCTTGGCCTGACCATGAGCGACGTCATCAAGCTGCAGGTCTACATCGTCGCAGCACCGGGGGAAGACTCGCTCGATTTCGCCGGCTTCATGAAGGGGTATGTGAAATACTTCGGCACCGAAGAGCAGCCAAACCTGCCAACCCGCTCGGTGTTCGAGGTCGCGGGTCTTGCCAATCCGGGCTGGCTGATCGAAATTGAGGCAGTCGCAGTTCGCGACTAG